The Festucalex cinctus isolate MCC-2025b chromosome 14, RoL_Fcin_1.0, whole genome shotgun sequence DNA window GATCAACTCCGAGAGTGGAATGAAGAGGCACGCTGGAATAGACCAGACTTGATGAACATGCCTTCACCTTATCAGCAAAATTTTACAAATGGTCAGTTCTCCATGGTTGGCCAGTTCTCATCCCAGGACAACAACCTTTACTCTAGTGAGGCAGCTGCAGTGTCTCACATGAATGCTGCATCTTCTTTTATGGGATTAACCTACAATAACCAACATATGATGACACAACTCGACTGTGATACCAACTTCTTTATACACAGCGAATTTAGTCCCTTCAGAGTATGGCGAGACCATAACAGGTTCCAACAAGGAGAAGTCTCAAGGTATATGCAATGCTCAGAGTTTCCCAAGTGGGGCCAAACACCCATGTACAAGGAGCTTTCACTGGAATCCCAAATGAACGGTTCCTCAATGTTTCAAGAGAGGAGTGGAAGGCACCACAGGACTAGGTTAACCCCTGTGGCTCCCAACCCGTCTTTACAATCCATTTCAACATCCACCAGGTTGCAGAAAGCATGTGCACTGGAGAAACGCTGCGAGTCTGAGCAGGCGGTACATTATCCTCAAAGGATTAGGACACAGAGTCTTGGAACAGACAGACTTCCACCCCATCGGCCATCAACGGCATCGCCCACTGTGGAGATGTCATATTATGCTCCGGAAACCCTAAACTCTGTTGAGGCCCTCCACCAACAGATTAAAATTATGACAGAGCAAAACAACAATCCAGAGAAGACCGCTAACAGACATGGAGTAATTACTCCCTCCAATGATGGCCAGCTGCTTTTGCCACTACTTCCTATGTCACAAGCCAAGCCACCAGAAAGTAGAGAGAATGCAGGTTCTCCCCAAATTGTAGAACATCCGCCAGTGCGTGCCGAAAGCAGAGGGGGCACACCTGATGTAAGGATGTCAAGCTATAAATCCAGAGCTAGCAGCCTGCTCTTCAATCTCAAAGACAACAGAAAGAGAGTGAAAAGTACATACAGTCCTGCCAAATTTAAAGGCTGTGAGACAACAGAAAAAAGCAGAGAACCTCCTTTATGGGAATCTAAAGACATTGTGATTGATATACCTGAGTGTCTACAGGCAGACATTCAGGAATCCAGTTGGATTGATGGAGCCTCTCATCAATATGTTAAACCCGATCATAGCCCCAGACTTTTTTCTCCTGGAATGAATTCTCAGCCCAATACAAGGCAAGTTATAGACTACAAGACAGCTCAGAGACAAGATGAGACAGTCCATCAGTTTGGGTACATACGTGAAAATTACACCGGCAAACATTTGACTAATGGTAAGAATTTCAATGAAGACGGGCCATTATTTTCTCCATTTAAGCAGGAGGTGGCTGGCATTCAGGTGGGAGGGGAGGTACAAACACAGAAATCATCTTTTAACACTACAGGTGTGAACTGGCAAATGGGTGAAAACAGTCAAATAAGAGACTGCTTACCAATGGAACGTGCCCATTTGAAAGAACCCGAGGTGAGGCTTTCCACTGAGGTGGTTCAAGTAAATCAGAACAAACACAATTATAGCAATGTTTCAAAGGAAATGTGGACACCTCCACATAACCCAAATTCAAATCAATTGGCTCTGAAAGCAGTTGTAGTTCCATGGAAACAAGACATCTCACCTTTCaaagaaaaatatcaaaatgatCAGGGGAACCTACAAGCTAACACCGTAAAGCGGATCACATCACCAAGAGATGACCGCGGAAGAGAGAGTCATCAGGACATAAATAAAGAAGCCAAAGGGACGCCACAGTGTAGTACGGCTACAAAAAACCCAGAATCTTGTGAAAAAGACAGGCTAGGGCGCTATTTACAACAGAACAATaatggaaatggaaataaaGAAACTGACAAAATTATGCAAAATCAAGAAACAAGTCAGATAAAAGTACGTGCACAAACATTAAATGAAGAACAACCAAAATCAGCTGAGAGACAAAACTCATCAAATAGCCAAAACCATGAGAGGACAGAAAGGGTCCACCAAGTAAAGGACGGTCAATTGGTTGAGGTCAAGGCTGTACAAAATACATCAAAGCAAATACAATCAGAGCAGAGACAAACAGAGCAGTCTAAAATTCATCAGTGGGCTCATGGGGAGCGTCCCGAAGACAAGTCTGCTTTATGGCAGACTGGTTCAGTTGAAGCAGAACTGGCGCAAccagaaaagacagcaaacaaGGTCAAATCGGAACAAAATGAAGCAAAAGAATCAAGAAAAGAGGAgatgaaaggaaaacaaaaagactGTAATTATGAGAAACCAACAAGCGCTCCAACTCAAGTTAGAGATGGTAAGGAAGAAATCAACGACGTAAAAGTACAAGCTCAACAGATGAGAAGTGTGCAGATTGAACGAGTCCAAGCAGACCAAGTTGACTTGGAGGAACTTAAGATCAAACAGAGACCATTAGTGTCCGTTAAAACTCAACCatttcaaaaagaaaacattataCTTAATGAGGTTGAGGAAAAAACACATAGAATTCAAGAAGAAGGCGAACAGAAAATGTCAGCGGAAGTCAGAGCAAAAAATGGTAAAAGAGATGAAACCATAGCAAAGCAAGTCAGCAAGGAAAAAGCTCAACTACAAGCTAAAACAGAACACACTAGCACAATGGAAGTGGGCAGTGGAAATGACAAGCAGAATGAAAAGGAAGCTGAGAAAGAATTGCAAATCAACGCTCAACCTAAAGAAGAGATACATGATGCCAGAGAGACAAATTCTGTTGCCAGAAAAGCAGAATTGGCTAAGATGGAGCTAACCAACATGGAGTTAGCTAAAGTAGTACTTGTAAAACACCAACATATAAAGCAAAGATCATCAAAGCCCACAGACATCCTAACAATGCAGCATCACGTCAAGAGTGAGCCCAATAAAGTTGACCGTGTAAAACTGGAGTTAGCCAAAGCTAAAGTAGAGCTAGCAAAGATAAAggagaaaatgaatggggagcaAAAGGATAAAGTCAGATGTACAATTATCACTAAGGAGGAACTTGCTGCAAACAAAGATGCTTCTGTAGAGGTGACGGCCAAACAGACAGAACAAGCACAGCAACACAAGGACAATTCAGCTGCTAAAATAGCATCTAATACAAATCAAGACGACCATGGGACTGATTATTATCAAAGTCTGAGAGAGAAATATGGCTTTACTAATTCACTTTCACACCAAATGACATCAGGGGCAAACATTTCTTCAAAAGATGGCGATGTAACTCC harbors:
- the LOC144001633 gene encoding cardiac-enriched FHL2-interacting protein-like, which produces MTSLEKRRSNRKNGGHRKHSDGGFSDTSSSGSFLDETDREVRSLTDKAFRSLCIGEEAIYNDSDLGPSSPCIQRDRQQAFNKSGLEKENGDREELKRAAHESFSLMVQQYEQDWIHDGMYGAEMNRNPQWDVYGDGTQGRVSATFQHSLMEMTPEDRSLEEDPFSYFSNGATDLSLQHRRSRSRVSSLIRAFNTEDGAVMEDQLREWNEEARWNRPDLMNMPSPYQQNFTNGQFSMVGQFSSQDNNLYSSEAAAVSHMNAASSFMGLTYNNQHMMTQLDCDTNFFIHSEFSPFRVWRDHNRFQQGEVSRYMQCSEFPKWGQTPMYKELSLESQMNGSSMFQERSGRHHRTRLTPVAPNPSLQSISTSTRLQKACALEKRCESEQAVHYPQRIRTQSLGTDRLPPHRPSTASPTVEMSYYAPETLNSVEALHQQIKIMTEQNNNPEKTANRHGVITPSNDGQLLLPLLPMSQAKPPESRENAGSPQIVEHPPVRAESRGGTPDVRMSSYKSRASSLLFNLKDNRKRVKSTYSPAKFKGCETTEKSREPPLWESKDIVIDIPECLQADIQESSWIDGASHQYVKPDHSPRLFSPGMNSQPNTRQVIDYKTAQRQDETVHQFGRDHQKQRRRHLPALKEKAINLSVNYRKNFLQNP